A stretch of Perognathus longimembris pacificus isolate PPM17 unplaced genomic scaffold, ASM2315922v1 HiC_scaffold_5664, whole genome shotgun sequence DNA encodes these proteins:
- the LOC125345461 gene encoding C-X-C motif chemokine 9-like produces the protein MEKRGAPFLVGIILLLLIAAQGNPIIRTPRCTCIGSRQERINPKFLKDLKQLAPSPSCEETEIIATLRNGKQTCLDPKSAYVKKLLKNWEKQISQKKRQKKGKKHQKFKKVQKIKKSQCPHQRKAT, from the exons ATGGAGAAAAGAGGGGCTCCTTTCCTCGTGGGCATCATCCTCCTGCTTCTGATTGCAGCTCAAG GAAACCCAATAATTAGGACTCCACGTTGTACCTGCATCGGCAGTAGGCAAGAGAGGATCAACCCCAAATTCTTGAAAGATCTCAAACAACTTGCCCCCAGTCCTTCTTGTGAGGAAACTGAAATCAT TGCTACACTGAGGAACGGAAAGCAGACATGTCTAGACCCCAAGTCCGCATATGTGAAGAAACTgctgaaaaactgggagaaacag ATCAgccaaaagaaaaggcagaagaaagggaagaaacatCAAAAATTCAAGaaagttcaaaaaattaaaaaatcccaATGCCCTCATCAAAGGAAGGCTACCTAA
- the LOC125345449 gene encoding protein SDA1 homolog produces the protein MRSRLLQPRSLRPHRRERSGRFRAVGWTRGEHAGVSTRRERGRGGRGRRPGRCPPVSFTPWARAAEGRVRSSGSSGSGRRPCPRAATTSSRHNNKLPSNLPQLQNLIKRDPPAYAEEFHQQYNHYKSNVEVFKLQPNKPSKELAELVMFLAQIGHCYPEHLSNFPQELKELLSYNHTVFDPDLRMTFCKALMLLRNKNLINPSSLLELFFELLRCHDKLLRKTLYTHIVTDIKNISAKHKNNKVNIVLQNFMYTMLRDSNATAAKMSLDVMIELYRRNIWNDAKTVNVITTACFSKITKILVAALTFFLGKDEDEKQDSDSESEDEGPTARDLLVQYATGKKSAKNKKKLEKAMKVLKKQKKKPEVFNFSAIHLIHDPQDFAEKLLKQLESCKERFEVKMMLMNLISRLVGIHEWATQLTAPATKALPVNMGHIKRAARCHARDENLKLAAEMLTGLQSLAF, from the exons ATGAGATCCCGCCTCCTCCAGCCACGCTCCCTGCGCCCGCACAGGAGGGAAAGGTCGGGCCGCTTCAGGGCGGTGGGGTGGACGCGGGGTGAGCACGCGGGGGTGAGCACGCGGCGGGAGCgcggccgcggggggcgggggcggcgtcCAGGTCGGTGTCCCCCGGTTTCCTTCACCCCCTGGGCGCGGGCTGCGGAAGGCCGGGTCCGCTCGTCCGGGTCTTCGGGATCTGGGAGGCGTCCTTGCCCGCGAGCCGCCACCACGTCGAGCAGGCACAACAACAAGCTGCCCAGCAACCTGCCGCAGCTCCAGAACCTGATCAAGCGCGACCCTCCGGCTTACgctgaggag TTTCACCAGCAGTATAACCACTACAAATCCAATGTGGAGGTTTTCAAGTTACAACCGAATAAACCCAGCAAAGAACTGGCAGAACTGGTGATGTTTCTGGCACAG ATCGGCCACTGCTATCCAGAACACCTAAGTAACTTCCCTCAAGAGCTGAAAGAACTTCTCTCCTATAACCATACTGTCTTTGATCCAGATCTTCGCATG aCATTCTGCAAAGCTTTGATgttgctgagaaataagaacctcATCAATCCATCAAGTTTGCTGGAGCTCTTCTTTGAACTTCTTCGTTGCCATGATAAGCTCCTGCGAAAG actttatacacacatattgtgACTGACATCAAGAACATAAgtgcaaaacacaaaaacaataaagtgAATATA GTGTTACAGAATTTCATGTACACCATGCTAAGAGACAGCAATGCCACTGCAGCCAAGATGTCCTTGGATGTGATGATCGAACTTTACAGAAGAAACATCTG GAATGATGCCAAAACCGTGAATGTTATCACAACTGCCTGTTTCTCAAAGATCACCAAG ATATTAGTGGCTGCTTTGACATTCTTCCTTGGGAAAGATGAAGATGAGAAACAGGACAGCGACTCAGAATCTGAG GATGAAGGACCCACAGCAAGAGACCTGCTGGTTCAGTATGCCACCGGGAAGAAGAGCgccaaaaacaagaagaagctGGAGAAGGCGATGAAGGTGCTTAAG aaacaaaagaagaagccagaggtgtTTAACTTTTCAGCTATTCACTTGATTCATGATCCTCAAG ATTTTGCGGAAAAACTCCTGAAGCAGCTAGAGAGCTGTAAGGAGAGGTTTGAAGTGAAGATGATGCTCATGAACCTCATCTCCAGATTGGTGGGGATTCACGAG TGGGCGACACAGCTGACTGCTCCCGCCACCAAGGCTCTGCCAGTGAACATGGGCCACATTAAGAGGGCTGCCAGGTGCCATGCCAGAG